The window atggggctgcccactgacccaactattatggacgaccgttcaagatggaagcaagttgtgcagtcagccaaaatccaccccgggttgtagtgctacgagaaaaagaagaagaagattgtgagcttatttttccttcttcttttccttttctttgcgtggttcgtcatcttaggttccgtctggttctgaggctttatatcggttctttgagccttgttttcttttacaatgggtaggatgCTAACCTGACCCATCCACCCTCCTCTTTTATCTAGGCTTGGAACCGGCTGTGGGCATGAACGCGGCTTCTGAGCTGCTCAATCCACCCAGTCATCGCTCGACCACCACACgcgataagtcaccaaatggacgaagaagtattaaCAGACCaggaaaaagatggtgcgacaatttagacaatttaggaggctaacattgaagaagaaacaggctttaaagcctacatacacgaaagaagaagaaaaacaagctAAATAAAGCTTGTAATGACACcttcaatttttatattaacaatctCTCCCCAGACGACCACTCTATATGGAGAGCAACTAAAAAAGTCAAGAAACCAATACTACCAATTCCTTCAATAAGAAAACCTGATAGAAGTTGGACACGGACTGACAATTAAAAAGCTAATCTATTTGCAGAATACTTAGAAAATACATTTACTCCAAATTTAGGtcaaaacataaatgatgatTTTAGTTAGCGTAGTTAGCGAATATCTAATAGAATACTGCAGTTAAGCTATTTTCCAATCCAGTGGAAATATGCTCATATTATAATGATTGAAAGCCAGGTAAATTGTCTACAGAACGTACGTGTGTATCATATCAATGTACTGGTTTATATAAGATGTACTTTACCCCGTGAAACGGGTTCAACGGCAAATGAATTGCGAACCCTCTGGTTCGGTAAAATTCAGGAATCAAAACTAGCCTTTTCATAAGACTCAAACGAAGTCCCCTAGGAAGCATCTGTGCTGGTTGGAAGATATAACTCCACTCTTTCACAAGACCGAAGCGAAGTGTGTCAGGTACTCTTACTCCAACGGACGTCTGTCTCATATGGCATATGAAACTCGTCTCTTATCTCATTCATATCTCAAATACACGTCTGTATCATTTTGTATGTAGTTTTTAACACAGCTGTATTTTTGTACACGGAATATTGGAATACAAGGAAaatcaaaactaccacaaagtctgttaatattatataaatgtgtatatatcgttgcgaaactgcaacacaaTGTACTGTTTATGAGTAAATTGTAATCATGTATACAtgtaaacataaaaaaacattgagaactatttccgaagtgaaaattgaaacgtcaataaacttattttaaccttcgattgtggcttattcccaataaaataatatctaatttaaaatgccacaagaaaatagcttcagaggaATACAGGTTCTCTTATAACGCTGTCCAAATATCAGCAGGAAATATACTTATGTTTTGTCCGCTATCAGAAAGCATTTAATAGAATACAAAACTAATACGATATTAGGGAGCATTGGCATCCTTACAATGTATTAAAAAGGAACAAACCTGATTATAATTTGGCTATGTGTCAAAATATAAGAGGCCACACTAAAAAAACCGAAGAAGaaccaaaaaatatcaaaatttctCGTAAGAAAAAAATGAGAAATACTTTGCTGGAAAGCAAGTAACGAAAGGCAAATTCAagagaaataaatgtagaaacAGACCATAGTTACAACTTTGACAGTTTCGTGACATTTAACGtttttaattgaattatttaTAATGCAGAAAGAAAACAGATTAAATGCAAAGCCCCATCCGCCATTTCTTTTTGCAACCAAAAAATTTGCAACCATAGGAATACATCCATCGTTAGACAAAACAGGATCAACTAAAAAGAAAATAACCGATGCTGGCCCCGGTTCTTACGATCCCCAACCTGCAAAATGTACCTCCAAAAACGGCTACTCCTGGAAAATGAAATTGGAGAGCGAGAACTTCTCGAAACATCGTGGTCACAGAAACCCTGAGTTAGTTAAAGAGCGAGATTTCCAGAAAACTATGAGAGGCCCAGGTACACATGACATTAATTATGATATCTTTAAAAGACAATGTGATTCCAAATTTGAGAATGTTGATTTGGGGGCCGAAAAGAGATTTGTAGATAAAAGTCCAAACTTTCCTTGTGCCAATACATATTTTAGGAAATTCGAAGATCTGTGTACTGTACGCAAAACACAGTTTAGTCAAACACCAACTTTTGAATTTGATGGTTTTTTAGACAGATTTCGATTAAATCTTCCACGACACTTACTACCTTCCAACATATATGATTATCAAGATCACGACAACAAAAATATTGCAGATATAGTGAAGAAAGTGGTATCAGCAAGAGGTCCTTACGATTTATTTACTGGTCCTAGAGacaatacaacaataaaaaatcatTTCTCGACTCCAATCTGCGCTTCGCCCGAATACTACTACATCAAACCAAGCAATTTGGACGTACTTCTACATCATCCCTCCAAATCTCGCACAGGAAAGTTTCTGCAGGAAAAAGATTCACCAAACCAATTTTGCGTCATATTCTGAACGACCTAAGTCTCTGCTACCGAAATCCAAAAGATCCCGGACCTGCAAGCTACAATTTGGACAAATTCGGTAGTATAACAGAAAAACCTCCTAACTTGTATGCATTCAATACGTCAAAATCTTTTGCTAGACCTCCACCGGCGTTATGGAACATTTTTCCTGGACCTGGCAGGTACAATCCTAAACCTCCAAGGTGTATGAAGCAGAAGAGGGCCTCGTGGGTGTTTTTGTCTAAACAAAATAGACAGTATTATACAGTGGTCAAATATTCTGCTTTTTGAGTATCAATGattttatatacatgtacttaTATACAAATTAAACATAAAACAGATATTTATGTATCACAAAAGGTTGTGTTTATTAATTTGTACAACAAAAATGTTGGATATTGTTTTATAGCAATTTTGGTGTAGATTGCTGTGTGGCTTACATACAGATAGTACATGTAGTAGTATCTTTTAATCTACACGTAGGTATTTACTAAAGCAAATTACTACGAACGAaccgaaaaatattttctaaaaattatttaaatatgcaAAATTTCGTTCGggttgttttgtttctttttaatatttggcTCATGGTAATACACATCTTTAACCCATTCACTGCCAAAGACGCTAATTCGCGTCTTCTGTGTTTCATTTGTAACGCCAAGGACGTGAATATGCGTTTTCGGACATTGTAAAATATATTGCCTATAATATTGGCAGCGCTGAATATGCAGGTATAATAGTTGGTTGGCGTGGTAGGGTGACAAGGATCTcaccttaaatttttacctttacCATGCGAAATGCGCTATGCACCATTACGCAGAGGATTTTAAGGTTTTGACATTTTTGTTTCTCCTAACCTAACCTGTAGCTTTTACCGATTAAAAAAAAGATCAATGCTCATCATATTATAACCAATAAAAATAACCTTGGTCCATCCTTGGTCGTTTTCTTAGGTTGTTCAAAATTTCTGgaaatattttgagaacgatttcaaaaTGTCAAACTTTGGTTagttaaaaaatgtgatttttattacaaccaataaattgtggcttaatcccatataaacatattatttaaattaaaaaagaagtttaaaaaagtttcattGCAAAAGATTTTGCTATTTAGTAGTGGGAATAAAATGTAAAGCGACACACAAAAAACCAGTAGAAGTACTCAATGTttgtcaaagaaaacaagaaatagGCTTTTTGAAAGAGGAAAGAAATAATTTTGGAAATTAAGATAATAGAACATGAATGATATGAAggataaaattttcttttaaattaggaattagttgtaagttttttatttatgagaTTTGCTAGTCACTATTTTAATCATAATTTCGACAAGACTACATAATTGAAAGATTATAATTGGTTAATTAAATATCTAGCTTAAATCTAGTATTTGTCAAATTaattgtaaatttattatttcttgaaataacGAAACAATTatccatttaatttaataattttaatatattttttggagTTCTCCtaatagtccagttactgtggcattttccctttaaattttttataactgcaccgatttatctgaaatttttacagtgggtagtaaataactcaaaaaacataagttatatggtgccgatgtgtgcttctactcctggggtggttggcaccccatctagggggttgaactttTCACACTtaaaataaccccgggaattgatagagaattgaattttaaacaaaaaatttcatattttttttcgctaaatcaatactttttgagttatacgcacttgaaaaagtaaacttttcgcaaaaataaaacatgttttccaatgattttgtacgaataactcaaaaacaaagcgtttttttttaaaatctataataaacaaaaataaagcttataaaaaacaaagagattgtttttttattaagttttataagtacaataataagcgatttattattgtttgaagatgactttttatttttgggatactatactcgatgcatttaacatcaaatatcggaaaatggacatcttttttgataaaaacccatacaacactttttaaagagctagaaaaaacctttaaaatgagctatgttaaaagccatttcgattaaaataaagcgaaatacgaaggaaagaatttgaattactctagcgttaaaaaaaaacgagcagtataagtaacactatttcgatcagaatagaaattaaacgtatatcttctacaattcattttttttttagtgttatttataagttttaaaagtttagcctgtttaaaatgcgtattttttgaaaaaatcatgtttaaattaaaaaatctttttttttaattatctaaaaatttacattgtttcaaaataaatctaaaactataagagatacttgaaaaatggttctataccaaaatgtagtttatttcttaaaaaaaattttgatttttttatttttgttgtagctcaaaaaataatagagatatagccaattgaagtttgagatacagcggatgacacacctgtaatcagcactttggccctttactatttaaaaagaaagaattctAACATATTtcaatctacttagtcttgtagcttttgaaattaccttcaaaatatttgtttaatggacactgtagcttaaaaattaacggagttattctaaaaaaaatttggagcatgttatttatattttggagcatcaacttattttctgtatatataaatgctttattcaagtatattcgaaaaactggtaacagacacactaacactcacacaaatatgtataatataatacatacatacatatatatatatatatatatatatatatatatatatatatatatatatatacatatatatatatatatatatacatacatatataggGTAGTATATtagggtagtttttaagggttgaagtgttgcaatcaaccaaaattattttatataaccagagaattacattgtagattatataaatgtactacaaaagcgtttgaacctgttaaaccattttttacaattattttttttaaaaggggtggtttttaagattatttaagggttgagaatgtacacaatatccattattataattgacaatatttcaattacccaatttaacacgatttaaatccataaaatgctttaatataatttttttcattattttcaataagtggtgatttcaccccttaaaaataaaaagctcacctagcgcatatata is drawn from Diabrotica undecimpunctata isolate CICGRU chromosome 5, icDiaUnde3, whole genome shotgun sequence and contains these coding sequences:
- the LOC140440507 gene encoding LOW QUALITY PROTEIN: ciliary microtubule-associated protein 2 (The sequence of the model RefSeq protein was modified relative to this genomic sequence to represent the inferred CDS: deleted 2 bases in 1 codon) — its product is MQKENRLNAKPHPPFLFATKKFATIGIHPSLDKTGSTKKKITDAGPGSYDPQPAKCTSKNGYSWKMKLESENFSKHRGHRNPELVKERDFQKTMRGPGTHDINYDIFKRQCDSKFENVDLGAEKRFVDKSPNFPCANTYFRKFEDLCTVRKTQFSQTPTFEFDGFLDRFRLNLPRHLLPSNIYDYQDHDNKNIADIVKKVVSARGPYDLFTGPRDNTTIKNHFSTPICASPEYYYIKPSNLDVLLHHPSKSRTGVSAGKRFTKPILRHILNDLSLCYRNPKDPGPASYNLDKFGSITEKPPNLYAFNTSKSFARPPPALWNIFPGPGRYNPKPPRCMKQKRASWVFLSKQNRQYYTVVKYSAF